The Thermodesulfobacterium sp. TA1 sequence ATCTCCCTCAACCCTAATATACTCGCATGCACTATCCTCTTAATAAAATACTCTAAACCCGCTAACGCCATCGGACATGTAGATGCACACCTCCCACACTGTATACACTCCCTCAACTCCTTCACAGGCATACCCATCTGCTCTAACTCATCCCAAAACTCCTTAGAAAACTCCTCGTCTAACTTTATAACGTTTACTTCCTTCTCCATTACCCTACCCCCTTTGGTTTATAAATTTGGATAATCCTCAACTATAGCCTCTATTTGAGCAAGTACTTGTTCAGTAGAGAAACCATGGAAGATGATGGCCTTAGACGGACAAGCAGCCGCACAAGTTCCACAACCAGCACAAAGGGCTGGCTCAACCTTAGCCTTGTAAACCCCATTATATTCCTCAAGCACTATCGCATTGTATGGACAAAGCTGTACACAAACCCCACAACTGCTACACTTATCCCTTATCACCTCCGCCGCAATAGCCTCAAACTTAATCTTACCTGGGATAACCGTTGCGGCGGCTGAAGCGGCTGCTGCTTTAGCCTGAGAAACAGATTCAGGTATATCCTTAGGACCTTGTACACATCCGCATACAAAAACACCTTTAGAGGCTGTATCTACTGGATAGAGCTTGGTATGAACCTCTCTGATAAACCCTTCCCTACCACAACTAGCACTAAAAAGTCTTCCCAATTTTTCTGTATCTGGTCCTGGCTCTATCGCCGTAGCCAACACTACCATGTCTACGTCTACCTCTACAGGACTGCATAGGTCGTTATCATAAGCCCTTACCCTTAACTTGCCATCAGGTTTTACGTCAACCGCTGAAACCCTTCCTCCCCTTATTACCTTGGCACCAAGCTGTTTAGTAGAAACATAAAACTCTTCAAAATCTTTTCCTGCGGTCCTAACGTCTATAAAAAATAGATAAAGGTCTATGTCAGGATACTTTTCTTTTAAAATCTTGGCATGTTTAAACATATACATACAACAAACTTTAGAACAATAAGAATGATGTCTTTCGTCTCTACTTCCTACACAAGAAATAAAGGCTATTTTTTTAGGCTTCGTTCCGTCAGATAATCTCTTAAGCTGACCTTCTGTAGGTCCAGTGGCTGAAATAAGTCTCTCAAACTCAAGGGCAGTAAGAACGTCTGGACAATTAGGAGAGTATTCTTTAAAATGATGTTTTTCCATTGCTTTAAACCCGGTAGCTAAAATCACAGACCCTACCTTTACCTTGATAAACTCATCCTTGTCCTCATAATTAATCGCACCTGCCGGACATCCCTCTATGTTCTTGTTAGGTATCCCCTTCTGACATATCTGACAGGCAGTCTTACCCGTCTTTCTTAATGTCTTAAAATACAAACAATTCTCCGCATCTATCACCGCCTTCTTAGGTACTGCCTGAGGAAATTCTATATAAATGGCTGGTCTCTTATCTAACCCAAGGTTAAACTCATTAGGAGCCTTTGAAGGACAAATATTCATACAATGACCACAACCAGTACACTTATCCCAGTCTACATATCTCGCTTTTTTCTTGATGGTAACCTCAAAGTTTCCTACATAACCTTTAACATCTTCTACCTCAGCATAGGTGATAAGTTCAATGTTAGGATGCTGAGCAACCTCCACCATCTTAGGAGTCAAAATACAAGCAGAACAGTCCATCGTAGGAAAAGTTTTATCAAGTTTAGCCATAACCCCACCGATAGAAGGTTGTTTCTCAACTAAATAAACCTTTAGTCCTATGGTTGCCAGGTCTAAAGCTGCAAAAATACCTGCAATTCCACCTCCTACAACCAATACAGACTTTTCAGCATCTTGGAAACGGTCCTCTAAAGGCTCTGCCAAACGAACTTTAGCCACTGCACTGGCAAGCAACCTTTTGGCTTTTTTAGTAGCTCCTTCTTTATCGTGCCAATGAGCCCAACTATCCTGATCTCTAATATTAGCCATTTCACAAAAATATTTGTTTAAACCAGTTGATTCAACCGCTGCCCTAAAAATAGGTTCATGGGTCCTTGGTGTACAAGCAGCTACCACCACCCTGTCAACCAAACCCTCTTGAATGTCCTTTTTAATCAACTCCTGCCCAGGGTCAGAACACATAAACTGATAATCTCTTACTACCACCACATCAGACAAAGTTTTAGCAAACTCCACCACCTCTTGAATATTAACCGCCCCCTTGATATTCTCCCCACAATGACATACATATACACCTACCTTAGGCATTTTAACCCCTCCTTTTACTAATAGTATTATTTTTATGATATTTTTTTATTATAGTTTTAATACGAAGTCAAATAGAAATTTTCAATATAAAACATCAATTTTATAAAAAAATTCAATAAAATTAGATTTTTGTTGATAAATAAATTATAGCAAAATATATTTAATTTTATAAATAAAAAGATCAAGGCAGGTTATGTTTTCAAGAGGTGTTCTTTACAGAAAAATTCTTATAGCTTATAATATGCTTTTAGTGTTAATATCTTAAAAACTAAAAAAGGAGGAAGGGATAATGGCTAATATAGGATTTATTGGCGGAGGCATGATGGCAGAAGCTATCATCAAAGGATTTTTAGACAAAGGCCTTTTTAACCCTGATAATATTTTAGTATCTGAGCCGGTTTTGGAAAGAAGAGAATATCTAAGCTCGACCTATAGGGTAAAAACTGTTGAGCAAAACGGAAAGGTTTTAGAGGATTGTCAACAAATAATTTTGGCGGTAAAGCCTCAAGTGATGAAAAAGGTTTTAACCGAAATAAAAGAAGAAATAGACCCCAAAAAACATCTTTTAATTACCATAGCAGCAGGTCTTCCGATAAGGTTTTATGAAAATATTTTACCTAAGGGTGCACGGTTGATAAGGGTTATGCCTAATACTTGTGCAGTTGTTCATCAAAGTATTAGTGCTTTAGCTAAAGGCAGTTTTGCTACAGATGAGGACTTAAAAACAGCAGAGAAACTTTTCTCTGCTATAGGAGAGACGGTGATAGTAGGAGAAGAGTTGCTTGATGCGGTAACCGCTCTTTCAGGAAGCGGTCCTGCCTACGTAGCCTTATTTGTCGAGGCTTTAATAGACGGAGGGGTCAGGGCAGGACTACCCAGACCCCTGGCAGAAAAGCTTGCCCTTGCCACCATCACAGGTTCGGTAGAAATGATGAGAAAACTGAAAAAAAATCCTTATGAAATTAAGGCTATGGTAACCTCACCTGCTGGAACAACCATAACCGCCTTAGAGGTTTTATATCAGCAAGGGTTCCCTGGGACGGTAATTTCTGCGGTTTATGAAGCCTACCTAAGAAGTAAAGAACTGAGCGAGGCCTTTAGTTAAGAGCCTTGATAACCTCCTGATGAAAATAGAGCCTAAAATCTCTTATCTTTAAATTATCTCTGGTAGGATGGACCCGGTTTGATAAAAGCACGATGATAATGCCCTGGTCAAAGTCTACCAAAAAGGAGGTTCCGGTAAAACCAGTATGTCTCAAAGTATTAAAAGAAACTTGATGACTTAAAAGGTTTCTTTCCTTAGGGTTGGGAAGCATAAATCCCAAAGTATATTCGGCGTTTTTTTCTCGATAGGTGATAAAAGTTTTTAAAAAGTCAGAAAAAAGGTCTTTCCCTTTCTGATAAGCATCTAAGAAAAACTCTAAGGTATCAAGTACGCCGTAAATATTCCCAAAAAGTCCTGCCACCCCAGAAACTCCTCCCAAAGCCCTGGTATTTTCGTCCTCAACCGCCCCTCTTAAAAGTTTTTTCTTCCAAGGGCAAACAGAGGTAGGAGCAATCTCTTCCTGGTCTATCCCTTTTTTTATAGGGTTAAACCCTAAAAAAGAGCGTTTCCCAAAGAAAAGACGTTTTTTAGCTTGTTCAAAAAATTCTTCCAAAGGTTTCCCCGAAAGGTTTTCTAAAAGGTAGGTTAATAAAAAATAACCTAAATCTGAATAAAGGCTTTTTTCTCCAGGTTGATATTCTAAAGGCAGCTCTTCTATTTTCTTTAAGATGTATTCCAAAGGATTTTGAGGTTTTAACTCTAATATTTCTTGATAAAAGGGATACCAGGCTTTAAGGCCTGAGGTATGATTAAAAAATCTGTATACAGGAACTTCGGAAAGAGGGCCTTTAAGGTCTAAATATGTTTTTACCGGAGAAAAAAGGTCTATGGTTTTGGGGTTTTGGGCTAAAAAATCTAAAAAAGAAAAAACCAAGGCTAAAGGTTTTGTAAGCGAAGCAAGGTCAAAGATGGTGCCTTCTTCTATCGGTTCAGTATAAGGGGTTAAGGCTTTATAACCTGCCCCTACGATATATCTTCTTTGTTGATAATAAACCCCTGCTACCGCCCCAGGAAAAACCTCTTCTTTTACTCCCTGATTAAGAAGTTCAAAAAGTTTGTTTAGAATCTTCATCTTTTACTTCAACTTCTTTATGAAGTTTTCTTATCTCAAGTTTTAACTTTATCATCTGAGTAATAGAAACCATTATCCCAAAAAGCACCCCTAAAGTAAAGCTTATAATGATTACTAAAGCCAAAGGAATATTTTCTAAGGTTACCCCTGGCAAGAGATGCAATTTAACTTTTGGGTCTACGTTAAAAACCACAAAAAACACCACCACCAATATCAAAATTAGCCAAACTATCAACCTAAACATCACTAAAAACCTCCTCCATGATTTGTTCTATCTTTTCTAAAGAAATGGTATAGGTTTTTTTACAAAACTCACAGGTTACTGAAACTGGTTTCCCCTCTTTTAGAAAGGCTTTAAGTTCCGCCTTACCCAGTGCTACCAAAGTCTCTTCTACCCGCTTTTCAGAACAGGTACACCTCCAGGCTAAAGGCTTTCTTTCTAAAAAGTCGATCTTAGGAAAGATCATCTGCAAAATTTCTTCAGGGGTTTTTTCTGAGGATAGCAGACTCGTTACTGGAGGAAAATTTCTTAGTCTGTTTTCTAACTCTTCTATTTCTGCCTCGGTAGCTTCTGGTAATTTTTGGATCAAAAAACCTCCGGCAGCAAGAATAGAACCGTCTCTATCGACCAACACCCCTAAGCTTACGGCTGAAGGGATTTGCTCAGAAAAAGTAAGGTAATAGGCTAAATCCTCGGCGATTTCTCCTGAGATAAGCTCAACAGAACCATGATAAGGTTCTTTCAACCCCAGGTCTTTCACCACAGCCAAAAAACCATTTTTGCCTACGGCAAGACCTACAGGAAGTTTGTTATTTACAGGGTCTAAATAAACCTGGGGGTTTTGCACCGTGCCTCTTAAAAAGCCCTGATAATCTCCTTCTGCTAAAATTTCTCCTAGAGGTCCGTCTCCTTTAATCTGTAAAAGAATCCTACCTATTTTTAGGTCAGCAGAAAGTAAGGCCACCCCTGCTAAAGCCCTACCTAAGGCAGCTGAAGCTACAGGGCTTAACTTTTGCAATTTTCTTGCCTCTTCTACCACCTCTTTACAACAAACAGCATAGGCTCTAAAATTTTTATCTAAAGGCAAACCTTTAACCAAGTAATCCATATTTTTCCTCTATCTCCTTCATTATTTTTACCGGAGAGGTTGGGTCTATCAGGTTTGCCACCCCAATCTGAAAGGCCTTAGCTCCACAAGCTAAATATTCTATTGCGTCTTTTCCTGAAAGAATACCACCACTACCTATGATAGGAAGTTTTATCCTTTGAGAGAGTTCATACACTAAACGCAAGGTTAGAGGCTTAATCGCAGGACCTGAAAGTCCTCCTTTGATAACCTTTAAAGGAGATAAACTAATTACCCCTAAGGCTGGATAGGTGTTGGCTACTACCAAAGCATCTACCCCTTCTTCTTCGCAGACCTCTGCGATTTCATAAACCGGACCTACAGGAGAAAGTTTAACCGCTAAAAACCTTTCCCATACCTTTCTTACTTCCTTTATCAGGGTTTTAACCCCCTTAGGGTCAGAAGAAAAGGCTATGCCTCCCTTTTTAACGTTAGGGCAGGAAATGTTTAGCTCTAAACCTGCTATCTTTTCGTCCCTAAAGCTTTCAGCAAGCCTCACAAAGTCTTCTAATGTTTCTCCATGCACGTTTACAATAAGAGGGACTTCGTAAGAGAAAAGCTTGGGAAGGTAGTCTGTTTTAAAAACCTCTAAACCTGGATTTTCAAGCCCGATAGAATTGATTAAACCGCAAGGGGTTTCATATAGACGAGGAGGGGGATTACCTTTTTTAGGAAGAAGGGAAATTCCCTTGGAAACCATAGCCCCTATGGTAGACTTAATTTCCTCTTTAGTAAGATACTGTTCTAAATTTTCTCCAAGCCCCCAGGTGCCTGAGGCAAGCATCAGAGGGGTTTGAAGCTCAAGGTTTCTAACCTTAAGATATAGCCTCAAAATCGATCTCCTCTGCTAAAAGGGTGGGACCATCTACACAAAGGTGTACATAGTTTCCATTTTTAAGAGGAATAACACATCCCTTACAGAACCCTGTTCCACAAGAAAGAAAGGTTTCCATCGTAAGGTAAGCCTTTACTCCAAAATCCTGTGTTATCTTTGCTACAGCTTTTAGCATAGGTAAAGGACCACAGGCAAGGATATCTGCCTTATCTTTGGTTAAATATTTTTGCAAGAGTTCGGTAATAAAACCTTTGTATCCCTTGGAGCCATCTTCAGTGGCCACTTGCACCTTAGACCTCATATCTTTTAAAAAAGGATAACAAACCAGGTCTTCTGCGGTACGTGCTCCATAAA is a genomic window containing:
- a CDS encoding CoB--CoM heterodisulfide reductase iron-sulfur subunit A family protein — protein: MPKVGVYVCHCGENIKGAVNIQEVVEFAKTLSDVVVVRDYQFMCSDPGQELIKKDIQEGLVDRVVVAACTPRTHEPIFRAAVESTGLNKYFCEMANIRDQDSWAHWHDKEGATKKAKRLLASAVAKVRLAEPLEDRFQDAEKSVLVVGGGIAGIFAALDLATIGLKVYLVEKQPSIGGVMAKLDKTFPTMDCSACILTPKMVEVAQHPNIELITYAEVEDVKGYVGNFEVTIKKKARYVDWDKCTGCGHCMNICPSKAPNEFNLGLDKRPAIYIEFPQAVPKKAVIDAENCLYFKTLRKTGKTACQICQKGIPNKNIEGCPAGAINYEDKDEFIKVKVGSVILATGFKAMEKHHFKEYSPNCPDVLTALEFERLISATGPTEGQLKRLSDGTKPKKIAFISCVGSRDERHHSYCSKVCCMYMFKHAKILKEKYPDIDLYLFFIDVRTAGKDFEEFYVSTKQLGAKVIRGGRVSAVDVKPDGKLRVRAYDNDLCSPVEVDVDMVVLATAIEPGPDTEKLGRLFSASCGREGFIREVHTKLYPVDTASKGVFVCGCVQGPKDIPESVSQAKAAAASAAATVIPGKIKFEAIAAEVIRDKCSSCGVCVQLCPYNAIVLEEYNGVYKAKVEPALCAGCGTCAAACPSKAIIFHGFSTEQVLAQIEAIVEDYPNL
- the proC gene encoding pyrroline-5-carboxylate reductase; this translates as MANIGFIGGGMMAEAIIKGFLDKGLFNPDNILVSEPVLERREYLSSTYRVKTVEQNGKVLEDCQQIILAVKPQVMKKVLTEIKEEIDPKKHLLITIAAGLPIRFYENILPKGARLIRVMPNTCAVVHQSISALAKGSFATDEDLKTAEKLFSAIGETVIVGEELLDAVTALSGSGPAYVALFVEALIDGGVRAGLPRPLAEKLALATITGSVEMMRKLKKNPYEIKAMVTSPAGTTITALEVLYQQGFPGTVISAVYEAYLRSKELSEAFS
- a CDS encoding serine hydrolase codes for the protein MKILNKLFELLNQGVKEEVFPGAVAGVYYQQRRYIVGAGYKALTPYTEPIEEGTIFDLASLTKPLALVFSFLDFLAQNPKTIDLFSPVKTYLDLKGPLSEVPVYRFFNHTSGLKAWYPFYQEILELKPQNPLEYILKKIEELPLEYQPGEKSLYSDLGYFLLTYLLENLSGKPLEEFFEQAKKRLFFGKRSFLGFNPIKKGIDQEEIAPTSVCPWKKKLLRGAVEDENTRALGGVSGVAGLFGNIYGVLDTLEFFLDAYQKGKDLFSDFLKTFITYREKNAEYTLGFMLPNPKERNLLSHQVSFNTLRHTGFTGTSFLVDFDQGIIIVLLSNRVHPTRDNLKIRDFRLYFHQEVIKALN
- a CDS encoding lipopolysaccharide assembly protein LapA domain-containing protein; protein product: MFRLIVWLILILVVVFFVVFNVDPKVKLHLLPGVTLENIPLALVIIISFTLGVLFGIMVSITQMIKLKLEIRKLHKEVEVKDEDSKQTF
- the hslO gene encoding Hsp33 family molecular chaperone HslO, with the translated sequence MDYLVKGLPLDKNFRAYAVCCKEVVEEARKLQKLSPVASAALGRALAGVALLSADLKIGRILLQIKGDGPLGEILAEGDYQGFLRGTVQNPQVYLDPVNNKLPVGLAVGKNGFLAVVKDLGLKEPYHGSVELISGEIAEDLAYYLTFSEQIPSAVSLGVLVDRDGSILAAGGFLIQKLPEATEAEIEELENRLRNFPPVTSLLSSEKTPEEILQMIFPKIDFLERKPLAWRCTCSEKRVEETLVALGKAELKAFLKEGKPVSVTCEFCKKTYTISLEKIEQIMEEVFSDV
- a CDS encoding dihydroorotate dehydrogenase, with product MRLYLKVRNLELQTPLMLASGTWGLGENLEQYLTKEEIKSTIGAMVSKGISLLPKKGNPPPRLYETPCGLINSIGLENPGLEVFKTDYLPKLFSYEVPLIVNVHGETLEDFVRLAESFRDEKIAGLELNISCPNVKKGGIAFSSDPKGVKTLIKEVRKVWERFLAVKLSPVGPVYEIAEVCEEEGVDALVVANTYPALGVISLSPLKVIKGGLSGPAIKPLTLRLVYELSQRIKLPIIGSGGILSGKDAIEYLACGAKAFQIGVANLIDPTSPVKIMKEIEEKYGLLG